Proteins found in one Anopheles aquasalis chromosome 3, idAnoAquaMG_Q_19, whole genome shotgun sequence genomic segment:
- the LOC126573947 gene encoding uncharacterized protein LOC126573947 encodes MDAYPITSEDPVVRQKFAENIFQILRPLSASEMPRIRPNVNGGSDGESSECSALSDPFSDLDESYIMLDQRKKKPGVDEGDELLLMNQFTPEFRSAYDVLMSERRLQPDDGEKRKEKKEPVVASAQRRAADFSPKFRSFIDDMLRKCDLQYHQEEKKRKELQQRKKDRRVRPIVSEESFCGGALDTDSLSGIWRMLDAVSEDERELFPTSGPHYDLYYDRRFAWMTRDEIAWERIEESKKKCEQWLKLPFELHGNEVIKPK; translated from the exons ATGGATGCCTATCCGATCACGAGCGAGGATCCGGTTGTGCGGCAAAAGTTTGCCGAGAACATTTTCCAAATACTGCGCCCACTGTCCGCGTCCGAGATGCCACGGATCCGTCCGAATGTGAACGGTGGCTCAGATGGTGAATCATCCGAGTGCAGTGCCCTGTCGGATCCGTTCTCCGATCTGGACGAATCGTACATCATGTTGGATCAACGCAAGAAG AAGCCCGGTGTCGATGAGGGCGATGAGTTGCTGCTTATGAACCAGTTTACACCCGAGTTCCGGTCCGCGTACGATGTGCTGATGAGCGAGCGGCGACTCCAgccggatgatggtgagaaacggaaagagaagaaagagccGGTGGTGGCATCAGCGCAACGAAGGGCCGCTGATTTTAGTCCCAAGTTTCGGTCCTTCATCGACGATATGCTACGCAAGTGTGACCTCCAGTATcaccaggaggagaagaagcgcaaaGAGCTCCAGCAACGCAAAAAGGATCGCCGCGTTCGGCCGATCGTTTCCGAGGAATCGTTCTGCGGTGGTGCACTGGATACGGATTCACTGTCCGGTATCTGGCGTATGCTGGATGCGGTATCGGAAGATGAACGGGAACTTTTCCCAACATCCGGACCACACTACGATCTGTACTACGACCGGCGGTTCGCGTGGATGACGCGCGATGAGATTGCCTGGGAGCGGATTGAGGAGTCGAAGAAAAAGTGCGAACAGTGGTTGAAGCTACCGTTTGAGCTGCACGGGAACGAGGTCATAAAACCGAAATAA